The region TATGTAGGTGAGGACGGGGGCACAGGGAACTGACCATGGGCGACGAGAGCACGGCCGGCAGTACGGCAGAGATGGCGACGAGAGTCGCGGCGGGGGCCACAGCCGTGAGCTGGCGCCGGGGCGCCGGATTCGCGGGAGCCACGATCGGCGTGCTCGCGGCGGGGGCGGCCGCGGGCGTCGCGCTGGAGCGGCTGACGGTCGGCCGCGGCGTACGACGCAAGGCGCGCCTCGCACTGGACGCCGAGGGCCCTTACGGCACCCTGCGCGGCACTCCGGGCAGGGCGATCGCCGACGACGGCACCGAGCTCTACTACGAGGTCGAAGAGGTGCGGGAGAACGCCGCCGCGCCCTCGCCGCGACGCAAGCGGCGGTTCGGGCGCCGCACCCCCACCCCCGTCACCATGGTCTTCAGCCATGGCTACTGCCTCGGCCAGGACTCCTGGCACTTCCAGCGCTCAGCGCTGCGCGAGGTGGTCCGCACCGTCTACTGGGACCAGCGCTGCCATGGCCGCTCGGCGCGCGGCTGCTCCCAGGCGGACGGCGAGGCGATCAGCATCGACCAGCTCGGCCGCGATCTGAAGGCGGTCATAGACGCGGCCGCGCCCGAGGGCCCGCTGGTGCTGGTCGGCCACTCCATGGGCGGGATGACGATGATGGCGCTCGCCGCGCAGTTCCCCGACCTGATCCGCGAACGCGTGATCGGCGCGGCCTTCATCGGCACCTCGGCGGGCCGGCTGGGCGAGGTCAGCTTCGGCCTCCCGGTGGTCGGGGTGAACGCGGTGCGGCGGGTGCTGCCGGGGCTGCTCAAGGCGCTGGGCTGGCAGGCCGACCTGGTCGAGCGGGGGCGGCGGGCGACCGCCGATCTCTTCGCGGGGCTGATCAAGCGCTATTCGTTCGGCTCGAAGGACGTGGACCCGGGGGTCGCACGGTTCGCCGAGCGGCTGATCGAGGCCACGCCGATCGATGTGGTGGCGGAGTTCTACCCGGCGTTCATCGCCCACGACAAGGCGGCCGCGCTGCCGCACTTCGACGGGCGGCCGGTGCTGGTGCTCGCGGGCGACAAGGACCTCATCACCCCGATGGAACACAGCGAGGCGATCGCGGAGCTGCTTCCCGGCGCTGAGCTGGTGATCCTCGAAGAGGCCGGGCATCTGGTGATCCTCGAGCATCCCGAGGTGGTCAACGGCCACCTGACCGAGCTGCTCTCGCGGGCCGTGGACGGGGCGGGCGACCGGGCGAAGTGGGGCGTGTCGGGCTGAGGGGCGGGGGCCTGCGGGGGCCGCCGTGGCGGCCTGGTGCCGAGGTCGGTCGCCGGCGGCGTATCGCTCGCGCGGCTCGGCGAGTTCTGCCCGGCCGAGGCCGGCAACCTCAGGGAGCCGGGCGCCGTCGTGCTCCAGCGCCCGGCGTGACCAGTGGAAGTCGTGGTCTCCTTCGTGCGCGTCGGACCTATGTCCTGTTGCTGCCTGGGCCCGTTGGCACGGCGGAGTTTCCGGTCATGTGGCCAGGTCCAGCCATTCCCCGACGGCCAGCACGTGTGCGCGGCGTCCGGCGTGCGTGCGGAACTCCTTCTCCGGGTCGGATACCTCGACGTAGCCCTCGATCTTGTCCGGCTGCTCCGTCTCGTAGTGCATGGGCACTGCGTACCGGGCGTCGAGGATCTCCGCGGCCGCGGCGGCCTGCCTCGGGTCCATCGCGGCGGGCAGCGGGCTCGGCGGCTGCAGGTGCGGCGCGTCGACCACCGCGCCGTTGGCGGGCAGGAACACCGCGTCGAACGGGCTGAACCGGCGCGCGATGCGCCACCAGTAGCCGTGGAACATCGTGTCGCCGCCGTGGAAGACCCGCTGCCCGTCGGCCTGCACCACCCAGTTCAGCTGGGGGTCGCCCAGCCCGTCGACGGAGGGGACCGCGGTGACGCGGAACGGCCCGACGTCGCGGGCGGACCAGGCATCCACGACCTCGGCGGCCAGCCGGTGCAGGGCCAGTTCGCGCTCGGCCGGCAGCGTCGTCACGTTGTCCACGTCGTCGCCGTGACCGGGCGCCGGTCGCAGCACCGGCGCCCCCGGCGTCAGCGCGTTCGCGAGCGCGGACGCGTCGGTGTGGTCCCGGTGCAGGTGGGTGACCAGTGCGGCGGTGACCATCCCGCTCGGCACCGCCAGCCCCTCGCCGGGCTTCCACCCCGTGAACAGCGGTGAGAGGTCCCGCACGTAGTCGATCACCAGTCGCTTGCCGCCTGCCTCGATCTCCAGTCCGGCCCAGCCCAGTCGTCGCACCCGCATCCCGCACTCCTTCGTCCCGGTGGTTGCCATGGAATTTAGCGTACGGCCGTTCTCTAAAGCAATAGCGAACGGCCGTACGCTATCCTCGTCGCATGTCACCACGACGCTCAGCGGTGGAAGCGCAGGCCACCAGGGGCCGGATCCTCGGCCGTGCCGCCGAGATCGCCTCCGAGGAAGGGCTGGACGGCATCACCATCGGCCGGCTCGCCGAGGAGCTGGAGATGAGCAAGTCCGGGGTGCACAAGCACTTCGGCACCAAGGAGACGCTGCAGATCTCCACGCTGGACAAGGCGTTCGTGGACTTCTGGCACCGGGTGGTCGAGCCCGCACTGGCCGAGCCGCCGGGTCTGCGGCGGCTGCGCGCGGTGTGCGCCAACTCCGTGGGCTACCTGGAAGCGCCGCTGCTGCCCGGCGGCTGTCTGATGACCGCGGCGCTCAGCGAGTACGACGGCCGCCCCGGCCTGGTCCGCGACGCGGTGGCCGAGGTGTGGTCGCGCTGGCGGGAACGGCTGCGGGCGGACCTGGCCGCGGCGGTGGAGAGCGGCGAGCTACCCGCCGGGTTCGACATCGAGCAGGCGCTGTTCGAGATCGTCGCCGCCGGACTGGCGCTGAACGCGGCCATGCAGCTCCAGCACGATCGGGCGGCCGCGGGCCGGGCCCGCCGCGCGATCGAACGGGCCTTGGGCCAGCCCTGACCGCACGCCGGACCGGGAGGCCGGGCATCTGGTGATCATGGGGCATCCCGAGGTGGTCAACGGCCACCTGACCGAGCTGCTCTCGCGGGCCGCGGGCCGCGGCCCGCGGCCTGCTCTTGGCCGTCCGGCGTCTGGTCCCGGGCGGCTCGGTGCGCGTGCCCGGTGGCCGGGTGGGCGGTGCCCGGCGGTCCGGTGGCCCGTGCCCGGTGGCCGGGTGGGCGGTGCCCGGCGGTCCGGTGGCCTGTACCCGGTGGCTGGGTGGGCGGTGCCCGGCGGTCCGGTGGCCCGTGCCCGGTGGCTGGGTGGGCGGTGCCCGGCGGTCCGGTGGCCTGTGCCCGGTGGCTGGGTGGGCGGTGCCCGGCGGTCCGGTGGCCCGCGCCCGGCGGTCCGGTGGCCTGTGCCCGGTGGCTGGGTGGGCGGTGCCCGGCGGTCCGGTGGCCCGTACCCGGTGGCCGGGCGGGCCGTACCCGGTGGGCTCGGTGCCTGTCCTGACGGTGTCCGCGTGGCCGTCCGGCCGGCTGTCCGACCGCCCGGCCAGGGCGTTCGTGCCGGTCCGCGCCGGGCTTTTCGTGCCCGTACCATCGGCGAGTATGGACGTAGGCACGCGCATCACCGTCACCTCTCCCGACCAGATGCGGGACCTGGGCCGCAGACTCGCCAAGCTGCTGCGCCCCGGCGATCTGGTCCTGCTCACCGGTGAACTCGGCGCGGGCAAGACGACCCTGACGCGGGGCCTGGGCGAGGGGCTCGGCGTCCGTGGCGCCGTCACCTCCCCCACCTTCGTGATCGCCCGGGTGCACCCCTCGCTGGGCGACGGTCCGCCGCTGGTCCATGTCGACGCGTACCGGCTGAACGGCGGCCTCGACGAGATGGAGGACCTGGACCTCGACGTCTCCCTGCCGGCTTCGGTGGTGGCCGTGGAGTGGGGCGAGGGGAAGGTCGAGGGGCTGGCGGAGGACCGGCTGCATGTGGTGATCCAGCGGACGGTGGGCAGCGACATGGCGGTCACGGACGCGATGGCCGCCGATGTGGACGACGTACGGGACGTGGTGGTGACCGGCGTCGGCCCCCGCTGGGCGGGGGAGGACCTGGCGTCGCTCGCGGGGTAGCGCCGGGGGTAGCGCAGCGAGGTAGCGCCGCGGGACGGTCCAGCCCGGCAGAGCCGCCGGGTAGAGCTCGCGTGCAGATGCCGAGTAGTTTCCGACAAGCCGTCGGCATGCTGTTGCATTCCGGGCATCGCCCGTGGTCACATGGGGGGAGAAAGCGTGGGTTAGGTCTGCCTAACTCCGCTCGACTGCCCCAGCACCCTCAGGAGGCATCCATGTCGGCCCACGACCCCGTGGCCGGGACCGGCGCGCGCGAGGACCGGTCACCGTCGATGTCGGAGCTCCTGGCAGCGTGTGCGGCGGCGAGCGCGGTCTCGACGCCTCCTCGGCCGGCCGAGGAGGAGACTCCCGCGTCCGCCCAGACGCCCGCGTCAGCCGAGTCCGAGTCCGAGTCCGAGCCCGCGGCGGACGACGAGGAGCGCGACGCGGCATAGCGCCCGTCGGGGCTGCGTCATCTCCGCTACGGACTACGGGACTACCGGACTACCGGGCTACGGGATGACGACGACCTTCGTGTCCACCTGGGCGAAGTCCCACATCGCCGCACTGTCCGCCCGGCTCTCCCGGACGGCCCCGGTCCGCTTGCGCGCGTTCGGGTCCGGCATCGACCCGTCCACCGCCGCACTGAAACCGAACACGACCCCCCCTTCCGAGTGGAAGACGACGACGTGCTCGACCTGCACTCCGTCCGATCCGACCCCGCCCTTGTTGCGCGAGGTCACGGAGTAGGTTCCCGGGTCGGGGCTGGCCGGGCTCGGGCCCACCTGAAAGGTGTGGGTGGCCTTACCGTCGGCACCGACCAGCCAGACCCGCTTGTCGCCCAGTGCGTAGACGATCCGTACGCCGGTGCCGGAGCCGGCCGGAAGGGCGGTGGACTTCTGCTTCGACGCCGCGCCGTCCTTGTCCTTCTTCTTGGACTCGGCGGCGTGCGACCCGGGCCGGGCCTGGGTCGGATGGTCGGGCGCGGTCGCGGCGGCCTGGTAGCCGAGGAATCCGACGACGCCCAGCGCGGCGGCGGTGAGTACGACCACAGCGGGCCCGGTACTGCTCCTTGGCACGGCGGCAACCCTCTCCTGCGGTCAGTACGTGCTGACGGCCCGTACACACTTACGGCGACGGTAGCACCGGCGCCCGCCGCCCCGCCGCGCTCCGGCCGACCGGTGACCGAGCTGTTCCACCGTCGGTACGAAAGGTCGGTACGAAAGAACGACCTTCCGGCGCGCCGTAGGCTGTTCTCGTGCTGTTGCTCGCTCTTGATACCGCCACCCCCGCCGTGACCGTCGCCCTGCACGACGGCTCCGCAGTGATCGCCGAATCCTCGGACGTGGACGCCCGGCGCCACGGCGAGCTGCTGCTGCCCGCCGTGCACCGGACGCTGAAAGAGGCGGGCACCGAGCTGGCCGCGGTGACGGAGATCGTCGTCGGGGCGGGTCCCGGCCCGTACACCGGACTGCGCGTGGGCCTGGTGACCGCGGCCACCTTCGGGTCGGCCCTCGGCGTCCCCGTCCACGGGCTGTGCACCCTGGACGGGATCGCGTACGCCGCCGGGCGGGCCGGTCTGGACGGCCCCTTCGTCGTGGCCACGGACGCGCGGCGCAAGGAGGTCTACTGGGCGCGCTACGACGACGCCCGGACCCGCGTCACCGAGCCCGCCGTCGACCACCCCGCCGATCTCGCCGAGCGGGTCGCCGGGCTGCCCGCGGTCGGCGCGGGCGCGCTGCTCTACCCGGCGGCCTTCGCCGACGTACCGCCCGGGATGCCGGAGTACCAGTCGGCCGGGGCGCTCGCCTCGCTCGCCGCCGAGAAGCTGGCGCGCGGCGAGGAGCTGCCGCCGCCCCGGCCCCTGTACCTGCGCCGGCCCGACGCCAAGGTGCCCGCCAACTACAAGGTGGTCACCCCGAAGTGAGCGGCGCGACCGTGACGCTGCGCGAGATGCGCTGGTGGGACCTGGGTCGGGTGATGGAGCTCGAAGAGGAGCTGTTCCCCGAGGACGCCTGGTCGCGGGGGATGTTCTGGTCCGAGCTCGCCCATGCCCGGGGCCGGGACGCCACCCGGCACTATGTGGTGGCGGAGAGCGGGCCCCGGCTGGTCGGATACGCCGGGCTCGCCGTCTTCGACCGCACCGGCGACGTCCAGACCATCGCCTCCGCCCGCGACCACTGGGGCACCGGACTCGGCGCCCGCCTCCTCACCGACCTCCTTACGGCCGCCACCGCCTTCGAATGCCGTGAGGTGCTGCTGGAGGTGCGGGTCGACAACGCCCGCGCGCAGCGGCTGTACGAGCGCTTCGGCTTCGAGCCCATCGGCATACGCAGGGGCTACTACCAGCCCGGCAATGTGGACGCCCTGGTCATGCGGCTGTCCGACCCGGCGGCGCCGGGTGTGACGGCGGGGGGCATCGTGACTGCCGCGGATGGCGAGGCGGGTGTGTCCCCCGAGAGGGTTGTGTCCCCCGAGGCTGGTGTGCCCACCGAGACCAGCGCGCCCGTTGACGTCGGCGCGTCCCCTGACACGAACGGGTCCCCCGAGACCAGCACGTTCACCGCGAACCCCGCGAATTCCGCGAACCCCGCGACCTCAGTACAAGGAACCGAGACCCATGGCTGACGAACCCCTCGTCCTCGGCATCGAGACCTCCTGCGACGAGACCGGCGTCGGCATCGTCCGCGGCCACACCCTCCTCGCCGACGCCGTCGCCTCCAGCGTGGACGAGCACGCCCGCTTCGGCGGTGTCGTCCCCGAGGTCGCCAGCCGCGCCCATCTGGAGGCGATGGTCCCCACGATCCAGCGTGCGCTGAAGGAGGCCGGGGTCGCCGCCTCCGACCTCGACGGCATCGCCGTCACCGCGGGCCCCGGGCTCGCCGGCGCGCTGCTGGTCGGCGTCTCGGCCGCCAAGGCGTACGCCTACGCCCTCGGCAAGCCGCTCTACGGCGTCAACCACCTCGCCTCCCACATCTGCGTCGATCAGTTGGAGCACGGTCCGCTGCCCGAGCCGACGATGGCGCTGCTGGTGAGCGGCGGCCACTCCTCGCTGCTCCTCGCGCCCGACATCACCTCCGACGTCCGCCCGCTCGGCTCGACCATCGACGACGCGGCGGGCGAGGCGTTCGACAAGATCGCCCGGGTGCTG is a window of Streptomyces violaceusniger Tu 4113 DNA encoding:
- a CDS encoding MBL fold metallo-hydrolase; protein product: MRVRRLGWAGLEIEAGGKRLVIDYVRDLSPLFTGWKPGEGLAVPSGMVTAALVTHLHRDHTDASALANALTPGAPVLRPAPGHGDDVDNVTTLPAERELALHRLAAEVVDAWSARDVGPFRVTAVPSVDGLGDPQLNWVVQADGQRVFHGGDTMFHGYWWRIARRFSPFDAVFLPANGAVVDAPHLQPPSPLPAAMDPRQAAAAAEILDARYAVPMHYETEQPDKIEGYVEVSDPEKEFRTHAGRRAHVLAVGEWLDLAT
- the tsaB gene encoding tRNA (adenosine(37)-N6)-threonylcarbamoyltransferase complex dimerization subunit type 1 TsaB yields the protein MLLLALDTATPAVTVALHDGSAVIAESSDVDARRHGELLLPAVHRTLKEAGTELAAVTEIVVGAGPGPYTGLRVGLVTAATFGSALGVPVHGLCTLDGIAYAAGRAGLDGPFVVATDARRKEVYWARYDDARTRVTEPAVDHPADLAERVAGLPAVGAGALLYPAAFADVPPGMPEYQSAGALASLAAEKLARGEELPPPRPLYLRRPDAKVPANYKVVTPK
- the tsaE gene encoding tRNA (adenosine(37)-N6)-threonylcarbamoyltransferase complex ATPase subunit type 1 TsaE — translated: MDVGTRITVTSPDQMRDLGRRLAKLLRPGDLVLLTGELGAGKTTLTRGLGEGLGVRGAVTSPTFVIARVHPSLGDGPPLVHVDAYRLNGGLDEMEDLDLDVSLPASVVAVEWGEGKVEGLAEDRLHVVIQRTVGSDMAVTDAMAADVDDVRDVVVTGVGPRWAGEDLASLAG
- a CDS encoding TetR/AcrR family transcriptional regulator, with translation MSPRRSAVEAQATRGRILGRAAEIASEEGLDGITIGRLAEELEMSKSGVHKHFGTKETLQISTLDKAFVDFWHRVVEPALAEPPGLRRLRAVCANSVGYLEAPLLPGGCLMTAALSEYDGRPGLVRDAVAEVWSRWRERLRADLAAAVESGELPAGFDIEQALFEIVAAGLALNAAMQLQHDRAAAGRARRAIERALGQP
- a CDS encoding alpha/beta fold hydrolase, coding for MGDESTAGSTAEMATRVAAGATAVSWRRGAGFAGATIGVLAAGAAAGVALERLTVGRGVRRKARLALDAEGPYGTLRGTPGRAIADDGTELYYEVEEVRENAAAPSPRRKRRFGRRTPTPVTMVFSHGYCLGQDSWHFQRSALREVVRTVYWDQRCHGRSARGCSQADGEAISIDQLGRDLKAVIDAAAPEGPLVLVGHSMGGMTMMALAAQFPDLIRERVIGAAFIGTSAGRLGEVSFGLPVVGVNAVRRVLPGLLKALGWQADLVERGRRATADLFAGLIKRYSFGSKDVDPGVARFAERLIEATPIDVVAEFYPAFIAHDKAAALPHFDGRPVLVLAGDKDLITPMEHSEAIAELLPGAELVILEEAGHLVILEHPEVVNGHLTELLSRAVDGAGDRAKWGVSG